The Dickeya chrysanthemi NCPPB 402 genomic sequence TGATAAAACAAAATAGTTTTGTTCCGTATCCTGAAGCAATGCTTCCTAAAGGATTTAAATATCCGCAAAGTTATTTAAAATTAGCTCAATCCACTCATGCCATTAACTACGATGAACAATATTCTTTTCCTTGGTGGTTTGAAAATGCAGAAAGCAATATATCAGAAGTAATTGACATTTATTTTGAAATAACTGGCATTCCAAACCTATTACCTTTTGCTAGAAACCAAGAGTGGGCTGCCTGTTTTGATATT encodes the following:
- a CDS encoding SMI1/KNR4 family protein, with protein sequence IKQNSFVPYPEAMLPKGFKYPQSYLKLAQSTHAINYDEQYSFPWWFENAESNISEVIDIYFEITGIPNLLPFARNQEWAACFDISDKSGNPKIIVVNLDNTKYYETFENFDTWLKEAENDGW